A DNA window from Guyparkeria halophila contains the following coding sequences:
- a CDS encoding DUF4139 domain-containing protein — protein sequence MADRAISPRLAVRAWRCTWRRAGVVLGCALPLLGWTTVSPAAVSPEIEALIESVDDQTMAIEQLTVAPAGAWVVRSLTVESLTQLEQSDSSRLRRAAPEAGGRLWIGGLPATLDGDSLRVAGAMVDGEAGVRLEREVIRETPAYQRLSNRLTEVQAEARALAVALEENTLRRRIARDQLAALSPTGEDLASLWRDNGPVDELMSRLTDERRALLDRQTSMDEDIDALRAALDELAGQAPGWRVGVALNQADLEPGAEALRLEYRVENAGWEPIYRARLDTTERQVDWRMTARVHQQTGEDWPAVPMTLVTSDQRRFYPVPEFSPLTIGFIDPDKGAPVRPMAQSTLMRADAAGLAEAGRVEDQTGFATRIAVNKPAAIPSGEGGVNLVVLEQPLDAEISLRIAPQSDRDAVVVGRFVPSIVNPLPAGRWEIHRDGQQQAGLSRPALQPDEPVELSFGVDPRLVVDYQAPPDERAGHGLIGKFHQIERRRQVTVTSRHQTDVPVVVLMRMPTPLDADIVVEALAETDTPAERQFDGQKGVWAYERKMAPDESWQIDFGYRVRWPEGKQISPF from the coding sequence ATGGCTGATCGGGCGATCAGTCCTCGCCTCGCCGTTCGCGCCTGGCGATGCACCTGGCGACGCGCCGGCGTGGTGCTGGGTTGCGCCTTGCCGTTGCTGGGTTGGACGACCGTCTCGCCGGCGGCCGTCTCGCCCGAGATCGAGGCACTGATCGAGTCGGTCGACGACCAGACCATGGCCATCGAGCAACTGACCGTGGCGCCTGCCGGGGCCTGGGTGGTCCGATCACTGACGGTCGAATCGCTCACTCAGCTCGAACAGTCCGACTCCTCGCGCCTGCGTCGAGCGGCGCCCGAAGCGGGCGGGCGGCTCTGGATAGGCGGCTTGCCGGCGACCCTCGATGGCGACTCCCTGCGTGTGGCTGGAGCGATGGTCGATGGCGAGGCCGGCGTGCGGCTCGAGCGTGAGGTCATCCGTGAGACCCCGGCCTACCAGCGCCTGTCCAATCGCCTGACAGAAGTGCAGGCCGAGGCCCGGGCATTGGCCGTGGCATTGGAAGAGAACACGTTGCGTCGCCGAATTGCCCGCGATCAACTGGCTGCCTTGTCGCCCACCGGCGAGGATCTTGCCTCGCTGTGGCGTGACAACGGCCCGGTGGACGAGTTGATGTCGCGATTGACCGACGAGCGTCGCGCGCTGCTCGATCGCCAGACGTCAATGGATGAGGATATCGACGCGTTGCGCGCCGCGCTCGACGAGTTGGCCGGGCAGGCGCCCGGCTGGCGGGTCGGTGTGGCGCTCAACCAAGCCGATCTCGAGCCCGGCGCCGAGGCCCTGCGGCTGGAATATCGCGTCGAGAACGCCGGCTGGGAGCCGATCTACCGGGCGCGGCTCGATACCACCGAACGACAGGTCGACTGGCGCATGACCGCGCGGGTGCACCAGCAGACCGGCGAGGATTGGCCCGCGGTGCCGATGACCCTGGTCACCAGCGATCAGCGCCGTTTCTACCCGGTGCCGGAGTTCTCGCCATTGACCATCGGCTTTATCGACCCGGACAAGGGCGCACCGGTTCGCCCCATGGCCCAGAGCACGCTGATGCGCGCCGATGCCGCCGGCCTTGCCGAGGCGGGGCGCGTTGAGGATCAGACCGGTTTTGCCACGCGCATCGCCGTGAACAAGCCGGCAGCGATTCCCAGCGGCGAGGGCGGGGTGAACCTGGTGGTGCTGGAACAGCCGCTCGACGCCGAGATCTCGTTGCGGATCGCCCCGCAATCCGATCGCGATGCGGTGGTGGTTGGTCGTTTTGTCCCCAGTATCGTCAATCCGCTGCCGGCCGGACGGTGGGAAATCCATCGGGACGGACAGCAACAGGCGGGTCTCTCCCGACCCGCGCTCCAGCCCGACGAGCCGGTCGAGTTGAGCTTCGGGGTCGACCCCCGACTGGTCGTCGACTACCAGGCCCCGCCGGACGAGCGAGCGGGTCATGGCCTGATCGGCAAGTTCCACCAGATCGAACGCCGCCGCCAGGTCACCGTGACCAGTCGTCATCAGACGGACGTGCCGGTGGTCGTGCTGATGCGGATGCCGACGCCGCTGGATGCCGATATCGTGGTCGAGGCGCTCGCGGAAACCGACACACCGGCCGAACGCCAGTTCGATGGCCAGAAGGGTGTCTG
- the rlmH gene encoding 23S rRNA (pseudouridine(1915)-N(3))-methyltransferase RlmH yields the protein MRIELISVGHKLPDWAQEGTRTYLKRLPAGCPVRLTEIPSAPRGKNADIDRVKTMEAERIERAIPSGARVILFDERGRDHDTRQWAASLGDWLVEGRDVALVIGGPDGVAKSLRQRADETWRLSALTLPHPLVRVLVAEQLYRAWSLHQNHPYHRE from the coding sequence GTGCGGATCGAGCTGATCAGTGTCGGGCACAAGTTGCCCGACTGGGCCCAAGAGGGCACGCGGACCTACCTCAAGCGATTGCCCGCGGGCTGTCCGGTACGCCTGACCGAAATCCCGTCCGCTCCGCGTGGCAAGAATGCCGACATCGATCGCGTCAAGACGATGGAGGCGGAGCGCATCGAGCGCGCCATTCCGAGCGGCGCGCGCGTCATCCTGTTCGACGAGCGCGGCCGCGACCACGACACTCGCCAATGGGCGGCCTCGTTGGGCGATTGGCTGGTCGAGGGGCGCGACGTTGCCCTGGTCATCGGCGGGCCGGACGGCGTGGCGAAATCCCTGCGGCAGCGCGCCGACGAGACCTGGCGGCTCTCGGCACTGACCTTGCCGCACCCGCTGGTGCGCGTGCTGGTGGCCGAACAGCTCTACCGTGCCTGGTCACTGCACCAGAATCACCCCTATCACCGCGAGTGA
- the rng gene encoding ribonuclease G has translation MSEEVLINITPQETRIAMVENGVLQEINIERSRSRGMVGNIYRGRVTRVLPGMEAAFIDIGEERAAFLHVSDVELSLAAETATELESATPSIETLLRTGQNLLVQVIKDPIGTKGARLTTEITIPSRYLVYVPNGRNIGVSSRIEDKTERDRLKTGLAELIVEEEGALEGVGGLILRTAAEGVEEEQLRHDYRFLRRLWSNLAERRQQMTDPGLVYEDLPLALRTLRDTLGQFVEKIRIDSRETYHRAIAFAEEMVPDILPIVEHYPGERPIFELHNIEEEIQRALEKRVALKSGGYIVIDQTEAMTTIDVNTGAFVGHKTLEETIFKTNLEAAASIARQLRLRNLGGIIIIDFIDMAEPEHRVQVHQALNRALERDHARTKVCDVSTLGLVEMTRKRTRESLEHVLCETCPVCAGRGSVKTAETVCYEIFREVTRDARQYQPKSMLVIASASVIDRLREEDSTSLAELQEFIGVPLKLQIDLHYLPEQYDIVLM, from the coding sequence ATGAGCGAAGAAGTCCTGATCAACATCACCCCGCAGGAGACCCGCATCGCGATGGTCGAGAACGGGGTGCTCCAGGAGATCAACATCGAGCGCTCACGCTCGCGCGGGATGGTGGGCAACATCTACCGTGGTCGTGTGACCCGCGTGCTGCCGGGCATGGAGGCGGCCTTCATCGACATCGGCGAGGAGCGCGCCGCGTTTCTGCATGTCTCGGATGTGGAGCTGAGCCTGGCGGCCGAGACCGCAACCGAACTCGAATCGGCGACGCCGTCGATCGAGACGCTGCTGCGTACCGGCCAGAACCTCCTGGTGCAGGTGATCAAGGACCCGATCGGCACCAAGGGCGCGCGGCTGACCACCGAGATCACAATACCGTCGCGTTACCTCGTCTACGTGCCCAACGGCCGCAATATCGGTGTTTCCAGCCGCATCGAGGACAAGACCGAACGCGATCGTCTCAAGACCGGCCTGGCCGAGCTGATCGTCGAGGAGGAGGGGGCGCTCGAGGGCGTTGGCGGGCTGATCCTGCGCACGGCCGCCGAGGGGGTCGAGGAAGAGCAGCTCCGCCACGACTACCGTTTCCTGCGCCGGTTGTGGAGCAATCTCGCCGAGCGTCGGCAACAGATGACCGACCCGGGGCTGGTCTACGAGGACCTGCCGCTGGCGCTGCGCACGCTGCGCGACACGCTGGGCCAGTTTGTCGAGAAGATCCGTATCGACTCGCGCGAGACCTACCACCGCGCCATCGCCTTCGCCGAGGAGATGGTCCCGGACATCCTGCCGATCGTCGAGCACTACCCGGGCGAGCGTCCGATCTTCGAGCTGCACAACATCGAGGAAGAGATCCAGCGCGCGCTGGAGAAGCGCGTGGCGCTCAAGTCCGGCGGCTACATCGTCATCGACCAGACCGAGGCGATGACCACCATCGACGTCAACACCGGCGCCTTCGTCGGCCACAAGACGCTCGAGGAGACCATCTTCAAGACCAACCTCGAGGCGGCCGCGTCGATCGCGCGCCAGCTGCGCCTGCGCAACCTCGGCGGGATCATCATCATCGACTTCATCGACATGGCCGAGCCCGAGCACCGCGTCCAGGTGCACCAGGCGCTCAACCGTGCGCTCGAGCGCGACCACGCCCGCACCAAGGTCTGCGATGTCTCCACGCTGGGCCTGGTGGAGATGACCAGAAAGCGCACCCGCGAATCGCTCGAGCACGTGCTTTGCGAGACCTGCCCGGTCTGCGCCGGGCGCGGCTCGGTCAAGACCGCCGAGACGGTCTGCTACGAGATCTTCCGCGAAGTCACCCGGGATGCCCGCCAGTACCAACCCAAGTCGATGCTGGTGATCGCCAGCGCCTCGGTGATCGACCGCTTGCGCGAGGAGGATTCCACCTCGCTGGCCGAATTGCAGGAGTTCATCGGCGTGCCCCTCAAGCTCCAGATTGACCTGCATTACCTGCCGGAGCAGTACGATATCGTTCTGATGTGA
- the rsfS gene encoding ribosome silencing factor — MSANQPPSTRTEPVDQTAAMPADEILKHAVEALEGIKAVDLVTLDVRERCNFTDYMVFASGTSDRHLKAMAQEVVKALKEKGMRPMNVEGDDTPQTEWVLVDFIDVIVHLMMPETRALYQLEKLWSAPAADTSAPNS, encoded by the coding sequence ATGAGCGCGAATCAACCGCCATCCACCCGCACCGAGCCCGTCGACCAGACCGCGGCGATGCCGGCCGACGAGATCCTCAAGCATGCCGTCGAGGCGCTCGAGGGCATCAAGGCCGTCGACCTCGTGACACTCGACGTGCGCGAGCGCTGCAATTTCACCGATTACATGGTGTTTGCCTCCGGCACCTCCGATCGCCACCTCAAGGCGATGGCGCAGGAAGTGGTCAAGGCCCTCAAGGAGAAGGGCATGCGCCCGATGAACGTCGAGGGCGATGACACGCCGCAGACCGAGTGGGTACTGGTCGACTTCATCGACGTGATCGTCCACCTGATGATGCCCGAGACCCGCGCGCTGTATCAGCTGGAAAAGCTCTGGTCGGCGCCGGCCGCCGATACGTCCGCCCCCAATTCCTAA
- a CDS encoding carbon-nitrogen hydrolase family protein: MSEPQPAVAVVQINGRANWNDNRPVVGRLIAQAADDGASVVVLPENLLAMPSDPRELIAMAATDTPRAVRDLSAWAAQGRVWLVAGTLPFVPDDPADSDRVAARTLVIDAQGEVVEHYDKIHLFDVVLPNGESYRESNTFVAGDRSVVVDTPAGRLGLATCFDLRFPELFAHLAQAGADWFCLPSAFTRPTGEAHWHVLLRARAIENSAWVVAPAQIGHHADGRETYGHSLIVDPWGRVLEDAGDAVDCVRCARLDYPWLSGLRERFPVRRLHRPDLFASGG, encoded by the coding sequence ATGAGCGAACCGCAGCCGGCCGTCGCCGTCGTGCAAATCAATGGCCGAGCCAACTGGAACGACAATCGGCCCGTCGTCGGGCGATTGATCGCGCAGGCGGCGGACGATGGCGCCAGCGTGGTGGTCTTGCCGGAAAACCTGCTCGCGATGCCGTCCGACCCGCGCGAGCTGATCGCGATGGCCGCGACCGACACGCCGCGGGCGGTGCGGGATCTGTCGGCATGGGCAGCCCAGGGGCGTGTCTGGCTGGTGGCCGGCACCCTGCCGTTTGTCCCCGACGACCCGGCGGACAGCGATCGGGTCGCGGCGCGAACCCTGGTGATCGATGCCCAGGGCGAGGTGGTCGAGCACTACGACAAGATTCACCTGTTCGACGTGGTGCTGCCCAATGGCGAGAGCTATCGCGAATCGAACACCTTTGTCGCCGGGGATCGGTCGGTGGTCGTCGACACGCCGGCCGGGCGGCTAGGCCTGGCGACCTGCTTCGATCTGCGCTTCCCGGAGCTGTTCGCTCATCTGGCCCAGGCGGGTGCGGACTGGTTCTGCCTTCCCTCGGCATTCACCCGTCCGACCGGCGAGGCGCACTGGCACGTGCTGCTGAGGGCGCGAGCCATCGAGAACAGCGCCTGGGTGGTCGCCCCCGCGCAGATCGGCCACCACGCCGACGGTCGCGAAACCTACGGCCACAGCCTGATCGTCGACCCGTGGGGGCGGGTGCTGGAAGATGCCGGCGACGCTGTCGATTGCGTTCGATGCGCCCGGCTGGACTACCCCTGGCTCAGCGGGCTGCGGGAACGTTTTCCCGTGCGACGATTGCACCGACCGGACCTCTTTGCCAGCGGCGGCTGA
- a CDS encoding Maf family protein, protein MTPDSDSRPALWLASGSPRRRELLEQAGFLIAGRARPSGEVDESLLPGERPDWAVLRLAQAKLEAALAASSLPAGAVLLAADTLVAGPDGRPMGKPVDAADAEAMLATLSGQWHRVITAVAVGTGQVQREAVVESRLRFARLSPETIRAYVATGEPLDKAGGYGLQGRAGGFVEAIDGDCSAVIGLPLSATCRLLAMFGIRPAWMGRGDMERGDMDRGDMDPSDTE, encoded by the coding sequence ATGACACCTGATTCCGACTCGCGTCCCGCCTTGTGGCTGGCCAGCGGCTCGCCGCGCCGGCGGGAACTGCTCGAACAGGCCGGTTTCCTCATTGCCGGTCGGGCACGTCCGTCCGGCGAGGTGGACGAGTCGCTGCTGCCGGGCGAAAGGCCCGATTGGGCCGTCCTTCGGCTTGCGCAGGCGAAGCTCGAGGCCGCGCTGGCAGCCTCATCGCTACCGGCCGGCGCCGTGTTGCTGGCCGCCGATACCCTGGTCGCGGGGCCGGACGGACGACCGATGGGCAAGCCCGTTGACGCGGCCGACGCCGAGGCCATGCTCGCCACCTTGAGTGGACAGTGGCATCGGGTGATCACCGCGGTGGCCGTCGGGACTGGTCAGGTCCAGCGCGAGGCCGTGGTCGAATCCCGGCTGCGATTCGCCCGGCTGTCGCCCGAGACGATCCGGGCCTACGTAGCGACCGGGGAGCCGCTGGACAAGGCGGGCGGCTATGGTCTGCAGGGTCGGGCCGGCGGCTTCGTCGAGGCGATCGACGGCGATTGCAGTGCGGTCATCGGGTTGCCCTTGTCGGCCACGTGCCGCCTGCTGGCGATGTTTGGCATCCGGCCGGCCTGGATGGGTCGCGGTGACATGGAACGGGGCGACATGGATCGCGGCGACATGGACCCGAGCGACACGGAATAA
- a CDS encoding 3-deoxy-7-phosphoheptulonate synthase — translation MTVQTDDLRIEEIHQLTPPEVFRAEYVLSEQGAETVDHARRTIQNILDRRDDRLMVVMGPCSIHDVDAAREYAARLRELADEVKDDVFLVMRVYFEKPRTTVGWKGLINDPDLDGSFNINKGLGVARHLLVDLAEMGVPTATEYLDLISPQYISDSISWGAIGARTTESQVHRELASGLSCPVGFKNGTDGGLRVALDAIRASARPHHFLSVTKAGRSAIFATSGNPDCHIILRGGRSTNYDAASVSEALEQLRQTEMPERLMIDFSHANSQKQHARQIQVAEDVAGQIAGGNAGIVGAMIESHLIAGRQDVAAGKPMTYGQSITDACIGWDDSRAVIHRLAEAVRIRRAGGGVLDELPEHG, via the coding sequence ATGACCGTACAGACCGACGACCTGCGCATCGAGGAGATCCACCAGTTGACCCCGCCCGAGGTCTTCCGGGCCGAGTACGTGCTCTCGGAACAGGGGGCGGAGACGGTCGACCATGCGCGCCGGACCATCCAGAACATTCTCGATCGTCGTGACGATCGGCTGATGGTGGTCATGGGGCCATGCTCCATCCACGACGTCGACGCCGCGCGGGAGTACGCCGCTCGGCTGCGCGAGCTGGCCGACGAGGTCAAGGACGACGTGTTCCTGGTGATGCGGGTCTATTTCGAAAAGCCGCGCACCACCGTGGGCTGGAAGGGGTTGATCAACGATCCGGATCTCGACGGCAGTTTCAACATCAACAAGGGGTTGGGCGTGGCCCGCCATCTGCTGGTCGACCTGGCCGAGATGGGCGTGCCGACGGCCACCGAATACCTCGACCTGATCAGCCCGCAGTACATTTCCGATTCCATCTCCTGGGGCGCGATCGGCGCGCGGACCACCGAATCGCAGGTCCACCGCGAACTGGCCTCGGGCCTTTCCTGTCCGGTCGGCTTCAAGAACGGCACCGACGGCGGCCTGCGTGTGGCGCTCGACGCCATCCGCGCCTCGGCCCGGCCGCACCACTTCCTCTCGGTGACCAAGGCCGGGCGCTCGGCGATCTTCGCCACCAGCGGCAACCCCGACTGCCACATCATCCTGCGTGGTGGACGCAGCACCAACTACGACGCCGCCAGTGTCAGCGAGGCCCTCGAGCAGCTTCGCCAGACCGAGATGCCCGAGCGGTTGATGATCGACTTCTCGCACGCCAACAGCCAGAAACAGCATGCCCGGCAGATCCAGGTGGCCGAGGACGTCGCCGGCCAGATCGCCGGTGGGAATGCCGGCATCGTCGGCGCGATGATCGAAAGCCACCTGATTGCCGGTCGTCAGGACGTGGCCGCCGGCAAGCCGATGACCTACGGCCAGAGCATCACGGATGCCTGCATCGGCTGGGACGACAGCCGGGCCGTTATCCACCGGCTCGCCGAGGCGGTGCGGATCCGTCGCGCCGGCGGTGGGGTGCTCGACGAGTTGCCGGAACATGGCTGA
- a CDS encoding YhdP family phospholipid transporter yields MNTESSAKRERRLRQAFRRLLMTAAVLLVLVAALSAVSRALLPWVERYQPDFEAVVSETLDVPVRFGSLDLRWRGYQPQVVFRDVRIDAGPRADALSLGLSWWRSLVEWRLVADKITLDAPRFTLIRDHEGWSVADLSLEGRAGVTAQRVSWAEVEDQLARLGHLSVRDAVVEFRDPSGRGDRLTFSLAAELDRDQWRGSGDARLAGISDEPMRFAGEGRFGEESRVSLFLQVSEWNLPQVQRRLDRYGGPTVRRTLGGCPGDGNPARCEVGMPRIDSGRLDGQLWLDWEQTRLTELTVQADVRNLAVTREHLLGEDDASQAALDRVSATLAWGRDAEGWHLDAEDVKVRPAREEPLPTEFVRMRAIGDELFFSTDHADLGHLAVWLAAAPLPTDFLELLDQNVPRGQARDVRLHFTQGELVEGFLDLRGFGNTTGVPLRPVIGTRAGRGGADLILYRQPGGWLARIDQQDLVLAVPGMFREPVSIDRVRGDLYWFDQVGAAEAEDQSAGLSLYSPNLVLASPGLDVAGRFFYRQGRSDQSGDQSGYLGIDSGFAVADTRRGPGYLPRHVIGPRTLDWLDAALEGEGAQGRIDEGHFIFHGDPARAPFTDGGGYFSIVFDYHDVTLPYQPGWPALSDASGSMAFVNKQYHVDVEQGRVGPVPVGDSRVSIFDLDQPKLQIAVDRPVAIDALLDGLGQTPLIDAGALAGFSGRGEGPFTLDVLIGLTSGSPPPSVSGGYRFAGHRLSVADGRFVFEDVSGPLRFTDTRFSAEALSGRFLGESFRARVDPLADRAATRIQANTRFTPAGLSTVLGPTGQTPVAGALIDSLEGETDVGVRVDIPHGEGGVGIRVESGLIGWRSRLPAPLEKPAPISWPLTIDLDVRSGGLRALSARLEGTQTWRAELGFDPNGALTRTRLGNRSLDTDPAGEGGSADHRVGLTLAELALDPWLDWWTAVAPRAAAQGGGADRGDQWWVDARIDRLSLGDGWLNGVTAGWSSRDDGWWLGVSGEENRGELRFTAGAGAAADRLEGRFDRLWLHREPNSDDAQRPAPQAWDLAALPVTSLAVDALTVNELKLGRLSVEALPEDNHYRIDRVAWQPAPSLSVSGSGRIEDGVSEAPQGQRTRLSLAMDGDDLGAAIAAISGESPIQGGDVDEGQLTIAWPGSPTSFDAGRAAGNGRFLITEGQLKGIDPGAGRLVGLMSLGALADRLRLDFRDVTREGLYFDSLAGQWRMDRGRLIVDPLELTNPSLNALIDGELQLVDRRLDLTARIYADFGMLLPLIGTVAGGPLVGGAVLALQETFRQLDEAPEPSVTYHIGGTFEQPEVTRGGTP; encoded by the coding sequence GTGAACACTGAGAGCAGCGCAAAACGCGAACGACGTCTCCGGCAGGCCTTTCGTCGCCTGCTGATGACGGCTGCCGTGCTGCTGGTGCTGGTTGCCGCCCTGAGTGCCGTCTCCCGCGCGCTCCTGCCCTGGGTGGAGCGCTACCAGCCCGACTTCGAGGCCGTCGTCAGCGAGACGCTCGACGTGCCGGTGCGTTTCGGCAGCCTGGACCTGCGCTGGCGGGGCTACCAGCCACAGGTGGTCTTCCGCGACGTGCGCATCGATGCCGGTCCGCGCGCCGACGCCTTGAGCCTGGGGCTCTCCTGGTGGCGCAGCCTGGTCGAATGGCGACTGGTCGCGGACAAGATCACGCTCGATGCCCCCCGCTTTACCCTGATCCGCGATCACGAGGGCTGGTCGGTGGCCGATCTTTCCCTCGAGGGGCGTGCCGGCGTGACCGCCCAGCGGGTCTCCTGGGCCGAGGTGGAAGATCAGTTGGCGCGCCTGGGGCACCTGTCGGTGCGGGACGCGGTGGTTGAATTCCGCGATCCGAGTGGTCGTGGCGATCGGTTGACCTTCAGCCTGGCCGCCGAGCTTGATCGCGATCAGTGGCGAGGGTCGGGGGATGCCCGTCTTGCCGGCATCAGTGACGAGCCCATGCGGTTTGCCGGCGAGGGGCGCTTCGGCGAGGAGAGCCGGGTGTCGCTCTTCCTGCAGGTGAGCGAGTGGAACCTGCCCCAGGTGCAGCGGCGTCTGGACCGCTACGGCGGCCCGACCGTGCGGCGCACGCTGGGCGGCTGTCCCGGGGACGGCAATCCCGCCCGCTGTGAGGTCGGCATGCCGCGCATCGACTCCGGTCGCCTCGACGGCCAGTTATGGCTTGACTGGGAGCAGACGCGGCTGACCGAGCTCACGGTGCAGGCGGACGTGCGCAATCTCGCCGTCACCCGCGAGCACTTGCTAGGCGAGGATGATGCCAGTCAGGCCGCACTGGATCGGGTGTCGGCGACGCTCGCCTGGGGGCGCGATGCCGAGGGATGGCATCTCGATGCCGAGGACGTGAAGGTCCGCCCGGCGCGCGAGGAGCCGTTGCCCACCGAGTTCGTGCGCATGCGCGCGATCGGCGATGAGCTCTTTTTTTCCACCGATCATGCCGATCTTGGCCACCTTGCCGTGTGGCTGGCCGCGGCGCCCCTGCCGACCGATTTTCTCGAGTTGCTCGACCAGAATGTCCCGCGCGGTCAGGCACGCGACGTGCGCTTGCACTTCACCCAGGGCGAACTGGTCGAGGGCTTTCTCGATCTGCGCGGCTTTGGCAACACCACCGGCGTGCCGCTGCGGCCGGTCATCGGCACCCGCGCGGGGCGGGGCGGCGCGGATCTGATCCTCTACCGTCAGCCTGGCGGCTGGCTCGCGCGTATCGACCAGCAGGATCTCGTTCTTGCCGTTCCGGGCATGTTCCGCGAGCCGGTGAGCATCGACCGGGTGCGCGGCGACCTCTACTGGTTCGATCAGGTCGGTGCGGCCGAGGCGGAGGATCAATCCGCGGGGCTCTCGCTTTACAGCCCCAATCTGGTGTTGGCCTCGCCCGGGCTCGACGTGGCCGGGCGTTTCTTCTACCGGCAAGGCCGGAGTGATCAGTCGGGTGACCAGTCGGGGTACCTCGGGATCGACAGCGGTTTTGCCGTTGCTGACACGCGCCGCGGGCCGGGCTATCTGCCGCGCCACGTGATCGGTCCGCGGACGCTTGACTGGTTGGATGCCGCGCTCGAGGGTGAAGGCGCCCAGGGACGCATCGACGAGGGGCACTTCATCTTCCATGGCGATCCGGCTCGCGCGCCGTTCACGGACGGCGGCGGCTACTTCTCGATCGTGTTCGACTACCACGACGTGACCTTGCCCTATCAACCGGGCTGGCCGGCGTTGAGCGACGCCAGCGGCAGCATGGCCTTCGTCAACAAGCAGTACCACGTCGATGTCGAGCAGGGTCGGGTCGGGCCGGTGCCGGTCGGCGATTCGCGTGTGAGCATCTTCGACCTCGATCAACCCAAGCTGCAGATCGCGGTCGACCGGCCGGTGGCGATCGACGCGCTCCTCGATGGGCTCGGGCAGACCCCGCTGATCGACGCCGGGGCGCTGGCCGGCTTCTCGGGGCGTGGCGAGGGGCCGTTCACGCTGGATGTGCTGATCGGCCTGACGTCGGGGTCGCCGCCGCCGTCGGTATCCGGCGGCTACCGGTTTGCCGGTCATCGGCTGTCGGTTGCCGACGGTCGTTTCGTATTCGAGGACGTCTCCGGTCCGCTGCGCTTCACGGACACGCGCTTTAGCGCCGAGGCGCTGTCGGGACGTTTCCTGGGCGAGTCGTTCCGTGCACGGGTCGATCCGCTTGCCGATCGGGCCGCCACCCGGATCCAGGCCAATACCCGCTTCACGCCGGCGGGGCTCTCGACGGTGCTGGGTCCGACCGGCCAGACGCCGGTCGCGGGGGCGCTGATCGACAGCCTCGAGGGCGAGACGGACGTCGGCGTGCGCGTCGACATCCCTCATGGTGAGGGCGGGGTGGGGATCCGGGTGGAAAGTGGCCTGATCGGCTGGCGCAGCCGACTCCCGGCACCGCTGGAAAAGCCCGCGCCTATCAGCTGGCCGCTGACGATCGACCTCGACGTGCGCAGCGGGGGGCTGCGCGCCCTGAGCGCTCGTCTGGAGGGGACGCAGACCTGGCGTGCCGAGCTGGGCTTTGACCCGAATGGTGCGCTCACGCGCACGCGGTTGGGCAATCGTTCACTGGACACGGATCCCGCCGGCGAGGGGGGCTCGGCGGATCATCGAGTGGGCCTGACGCTTGCGGAGCTGGCGCTCGATCCCTGGCTGGACTGGTGGACGGCCGTCGCCCCCCGTGCCGCTGCCCAGGGCGGGGGAGCCGACCGGGGGGATCAATGGTGGGTGGATGCCCGTATCGACCGGTTGAGCCTGGGAGACGGCTGGCTCAATGGAGTCACGGCCGGCTGGTCGAGCCGGGACGACGGCTGGTGGCTGGGTGTCTCCGGCGAGGAGAACCGCGGTGAATTGCGGTTCACGGCCGGTGCCGGCGCGGCCGCTGACCGGCTGGAAGGGCGTTTTGATCGGCTGTGGCTGCACCGCGAGCCGAACTCCGACGACGCCCAGCGGCCCGCGCCGCAGGCCTGGGACCTGGCTGCGCTGCCGGTGACCAGCCTGGCCGTCGATGCGTTGACGGTCAACGAGCTGAAACTGGGCCGCTTGAGTGTGGAGGCGCTGCCGGAGGACAACCATTACCGGATCGACCGGGTCGCCTGGCAGCCGGCGCCGAGCCTGAGCGTCTCGGGAAGTGGTCGGATCGAGGATGGGGTCAGTGAGGCCCCGCAGGGGCAGCGCACCCGACTTTCGTTGGCCATGGACGGTGATGATCTGGGCGCGGCGATCGCGGCCATCAGCGGCGAATCACCCATCCAGGGTGGTGACGTCGACGAGGGGCAGCTCACCATCGCCTGGCCGGGCAGCCCGACCAGCTTCGATGCCGGGCGGGCGGCCGGCAATGGCCGCTTTCTCATCACCGAGGGGCAGCTCAAGGGTATCGACCCGGGTGCGGGTCGATTGGTCGGCTTGATGAGTCTCGGGGCGCTCGCCGACCGCTTGCGCCTGGATTTTCGCGACGTCACCCGCGAAGGCCTTTATTTCGACTCGCTGGCCGGGCAGTGGCGCATGGACCGGGGACGCTTGATCGTCGATCCGCTCGAATTGACCAACCCGTCGTTGAACGCCCTGATCGACGGCGAGCTGCAGCTGGTCGATCGACGCCTCGACCTGACGGCACGGATCTATGCCGATTTCGGCATGCTCCTGCCGCTGATCGGCACGGTTGCCGGTGGTCCGCTGGTCGGCGGGGCCGTGCTGGCCCTGCAGGAAACCTTCCGGCAGCTGGACGAGGCCCCGGAGCCATCGGTCACCTACCATATCGGGGGAACGTTCGAACAGCCCGAGGTCACGCGAGGGGGCACACCATGA